In a single window of the Callithrix jacchus isolate 240 chromosome 1, calJac240_pri, whole genome shotgun sequence genome:
- the SBF1 gene encoding myotubularin-related protein 5 isoform X7 — protein MARLADYFVLVAFGPHPRGSGEGQGQILQRFPEKDWEDNPFPQGIELFCQPSGWQLCPERNPPTFFVAVLTDINSERHYCACLTFWEPVEPSQQEITHVEDATEREEEEDEGGQTHLLSTVPAPSVQLFAPKTLVLVSRLDHAEVFRNSLGLIYAIHVEGLNVCLENVIGNLLTCTVPLAGGSQRTISLGAGDRQVIQTPLADSLPVSRCSVALLFRQLGITNVLSLFCAALTEHKVLFLSRSYQRLADACRGLLALLFPLRYSFTYVPILPAQLLEVLSTPTPFIIGVNAAFQAETQELLDVIVADLDGGTVSIPECVHIPPLPEPLQSQTHSVLSMVLDPELELADLAFPPPTTSTSSLKMQDKELRAVFLRLFAQLLQGYRWCLHVVRIHPEPVIRFHKAAFLGQRGLVEDDFLMKVLEGMAFAGFVSERGVPYRPTDLFDELVAHEVARIRADENYPQRVLRHVQELAEQLYKNENPYPAVAMHKVQRPGESSHLRRAPRPFPRLDEGTVQWIVDQAAAKMQGAPPAVKAEKRTTVPSGPPMTAILERGSGLHVNSARRLEVVRNCISYVFEGKMLEAKKLLPAVLRALKGRAARRCLAQELHLHVQQNRAVLDHQQFDFVVRMMNCCLQDCTSLDEHGIAAALLPLVTAFCRKLSPGVTQFAYSCVQEHVVWSTPQFWEAMFYGDVQTHIRALYLEPTEDRAPTQEVGEAPSQEDERSALDVASEQRRLWPTLSREKQQELVQKEESTVFSQAIHYANRMSYLLLPLDSSKSRLLRERAGLGDLESASNSLVTNSMAGSVAESYDTESGFEDAETCDVAGAVVRFINRFVDKVCTESGVTSDHLKGLHVMVPDIVQMHIETLEAVQRESRRLPPIQKPKLLRPRLLPGEECVLDGLRVYLLPDGREEGAGGSAGGPALLPAEGAVFLTTYRVIFTGMPTDPLVGEQVVVRSFPVAALTKEKRISVQTPVDQLLQDGLQLRSCTFQLLKMAFDEEVGSDSAELFRKQLHKLRYPPDVRATFAFTLGSAHTPGRPPRVTKDKGPSLRTLSRNLVKNAKKTIGRQHVTRKKYNPPNWEHRGQPPPEDQEDEISVSEELEPSTLTPSSALKPSDRMTMSSLVERACCRDYQRLGLGTLSSSLSRAKSEPFRISPVNRMYAICRSYPGLLIVPQSVQDNALQRVSRCYRQNRFPVVCWRSGRSKAVLLRSGGLHGKGVVGLFKAQNAPSPGQSQADSSSLEQEKYLQAVVSSMPRYADASGRNTLSGFSSAHMGSHGKWGSVRTSGRSSGLGADVGSRLAGRDALAPPQANGGPPDPGFLRPQRAALYILGDKAQFKGVRPDPLQQWELVPIEVFEARQVKASFKKLLKACVPGCPAVEPSPVSFLRSLEDSEWLIQIHRLLQVSVLVVELLDSGSSVLVGLEDGWDITTQVVSLVQLLSDPFYRTLEGFRLLVEKEWLSFGHRFSHRGAHTLAGQSSGFTPVFLQFLDCVHQVHLQFPMEFEFSQFYLKFLGYHHVSRRFRTFLLDSDYERIELGLLYEEKGERRGQLPCRSVWEYVDRLSKRTPVFYNYMYAPEDTEVLRPYSNVSNLKVWEFYTEETLAEGPPYDWELAQGPPEPPEEERSDGGPPQSRRRVVWPCYDSCPRTQPDAISRLLEELQRLETELGRPTERWKDTWDRVKAAQRLEGRPDGRGTPSSLLVSTAPHHRRSLGVYLQEGPVGSTLSLSLDSDQSSGSTASGSRQAARRSTSTLYSQFQTAESENRSYEGTLYKKGAFMKPWKARWFVLDKTKHQLRYYDHRVDTDCKGVIDLAEVEAVAPGTPTMGAPKTVDEKAFFDVKTTRRVYNFCAQDVPSAQQWVDRIQSCLSDA, from the exons ATGGCGCGGCTCGCGGACTACTTCGTGCTGGTGGCGTTCGGGCCGCACCCGCGCG GGAGTGGGGAAGGCCAGGGCCAGATTCTGCAGCGCTTCCCGGAGAAGGACTGGGAGGACAACCCCTTCCCTCAGGGCATCGAGTTG TTTTGCCAGCCCAGTGGGTGGCAGCTGTGTCCTGAGAGGAATCCACCGACCTTCTTTGTTGCTGTCCTCACCGACATCAACTCTGAGCGCCACTACTGCGCCTGCTTGACCTTCTGGGAGCCGGTGGAGCCTTCACAG CAGGAAATTACACATGTGGAGGATGCcacagagagggaggaagaggaggatgagggAGGCCAGACGCACCTGTTGTCCACAGTGCCTGCCCCATCTGTCCAGCTGTTTGCACCCAAGACGCTGGTACTGGTGTCGAGACTTGACCACGCGGAGGTGTTCAGG AACAGCCTCGGCCTCATCTATGCCATCCACGTGGAGGGCCTGAATGTGTGCCTGGAGAACGTGATTGGGAACCTGCTGACGTGCACTGTACCCCTGGCCGGGGGCTCACAG AGGACGATATCTTTGGGGGCTGGTGACCGGCAGGTCATCCAGACTCCACTGGCCGACTCGCTGCCTGTCAGCCGCTGCAGCGTGGCCCTGCTCTTCCGCCAGCTGG GCATCACCAACGTGCTGTCTTTGTTCTGTGCCGCCCTCACGGAGCACAAGGTTCTCTTCCTGTCCCGAAGCTACCAGAGGCTCGCTGATGCCTGCAGGGGCCTCCTGGCCCTGCTGTTTCCTCTCAGATACAG CTTCACCTATGTGCCCATCCTGCCGGCCCAGCTGCTGGAGGTCCTCAGCACACCCACGCCCTTCATCATCGGGGTCAACGCGGCCTTCCAGGCAGAGACCCAGGAGCTG CTGGATGTGATTGTTGCTGATTTGGATGGAGGGACGGTGTCCATCCCTGAGTGTGTGCACATTCCACCCTTGCCAGAGCCACTGCAGAGTCAGACGCACAGTGTTCTCAGCATG GTCCTGGACCCGGAGCTGGAGTTGGCTGACCTCGCCTTCCCTCCACCCACGACGTCCACCTCCTCCCTGAAGATGCAG GACAAGGAGCTTCGTGCCGTCTTCCTGCGGCTCTTTGCTCAGCTGCTGCAGGGCTATCGCTGGTGCCTGCACGTTGTGCGCATCCACCCGGAGCCTGTCATTCGCTTCCATAAG GCAGCCTTCCTGGGCCAGCGTGGGCTGGTGGAGGACGATTTCCTGATGAAGGTGCTGGAGGGCATGGCCTTTGCTGGCTTTGTGTCAGAGCGTGGGGTCCCTTACCGCCCCACGGACCTGTTTGATGAG CTGGTGGCCCATGAGGTGGCACGGATTCGGGCGGACGAGAACTATCCCCAGCGTGTCCTGCGTCACGTCCAGGAACTGGCAGAGCAGCTCTACAAGAAC GAGAACCCATACCCAGCGGTGGCGATGCACAAGGTACAGAGGCCCGGCGAGAGCAGTCACTTACGACGGGCACCCCGGCCCTTCCCCCGGCTGGATGAAGGCACCGTGCAGTGGATCGTGGACCAGGCTGCGGCCAAGATGCAGGGTGCACCCCCAGCCGTGAAGGCTGAGAAGAGGACCACAGTGCCCTCAGGGCCCCCCATGA CTGCCATCCTGGAGCGGGGCAGCGGGCTGCATGTCAACAGCGCCCGGCGGCTGGAGGTCGTGCGCAATTGCATCTCCTACGTGTTTGAGGGGAAGATGCTTGAGGCCAAGAAG ctgctcCCAGCCGTGCTGAGGGCCCTAAAGGGGCGAGCTGCCCGCCGCTGCCTCGCCCAGGAGCTGCACCTGCACGTGCAACAGAACCGCGCAGTTCTGGACCACCAGCAGTTTGACTTTGTGGTCCGTATGATGAACTGCTGCCTGCAG GACTGCACTTCTCTGGATGAGCATGGCATCGCAGCTGCTCTGCTGCCTCTGGTCACAGCCTTCTGCCGG AAGCTGAGCCCGGGGGTGACGCAGTTCGCATACAGCTGTGTGCAGGAGCACGTGGTGTGGAGCACGCCACAGTTCTGGGAGGCCATGTTCTACGGGGACGTGCAGACTCACATCCGGGCCCTATACCTGGAGCCCACTGAGGACCGGGCCCCCACCCAG GAGGTTGGGGAGGCACCTTCCCAGGAGGACGAGCGCTCTGCCCTAGACGTGGCTTCCGAGCAGCGGCGCCTGTGGCCAACCCTGAGCCGTGAGAAACAGCAGGAGCTAGTGCAGAAGGAGGAGAGTACGGTGTTCAGCCAGGCCATCCACTACGCCAACCGTATGAGCTACCTCCTGCTGCCCCTGGACAGCAGCAAGAGCCGCCTGCTTCGGGAACGCGCAGGGCTGGGCGACCTGGAGAGTGCCAGCAACAGCCTGGTCACCAACAG CATGGCTGGCAGTGTGGCCGAGAGTTATGACACGGAGAGCGGCTTTGAGGATGCAGAGACCTGCGATGTAGCTGGGGCTGTGGTCCGGTTCATCAACCGCTTTGTGGACAAAGTGTGCACAGAGAGTGGGGTCACCAGTGACCACCTCAAGGGGCTGCATGTCATGGTGCCAG ACATTGTCCAGATGCACATCGAGACCCTGGAGGCCGTGCAGCGGGAGAGTCGGAGGCTGCCACCCATCCAGAAG CCCAAGCTGCTTCGGCCACGCCTGCTGCCCGGTGAGGAGTGTGTGCTGGACGGCCTGCGTGTCTACCTGCTGCCAGATGGGCGTGAGGAGGGTGCGGGGGGCAGTGCCGGGGGGCCAGCACTGCTCCCAGCTGAGGGCGCCGTCTTCCTCACCACGTACCGGGTCATCTTCACGGGGATGCCCACGGACCCCCTGG TCGGGGAGCAGGTGGTGGTCCGCTCCTTCCCAGTGGCTGCTCTGACCAAGGAGAAGCGTATCAGCGTCCAGACCCCTGTGGACCAGCTCCTGCAGGATGGGCTGCAACTGCGCTCCTGCACATTCCAG CTGCTGAAAATGGCCTTTGATGAGGAGGTGGGGTCTGACAGTGCCGAGCTCTTCCGAAAGCAGCTTCATAAGCTGCGGTACCCACCAGACGTCAGGGCCACCTTCGCATTCaccctgggctctgcccacacACCTGGCCGGCCACCGCGAGTCACCAAGGACAAGGGCCCTTCCCTCAG AACCTTGTCCCGGAACCTGGTCAAGAATGCCAAGAAGACCATTGGGCGGCAGCATGTCACTCGCAAGAAGTACAACCCCCCCAACTGGGAGCACCGGGGCCAGCCGCCCCCTGAGGACCAGGAGGACGAGATCTCAG TGTCAGAGGAGCTGGAGCCCAGCACGCTGACCCCGTCCTCAGCCCTGAAGCCCTCTGACCGCATGACCATGAGCAGCCTGGTGGAAAGGGCTTGCTGCCGTGACTACCAGCGCCTTGGCCTGGGCACTCTGAGCAGCAGCCTGAGCCGGGCCAAGTCTGAGCCTTTCCGCATTTCTCCCGTCAACCGCATGTATGCCATCTGCCGCAG CTACCCGGGGCTGCTGATCGTGCCCCAGAGTGTCCAGGACAATGCCCTGCAGCGCGTGTCCCGCTGCTACCGCCAGAACCGCTTCCCCGTGGTCTGCTGGCGCAGCGGGCGGTCCAAGGCAGTGCTGCTGCGCTCTGGGGGCCTGCACGGCAAAGGTGTCGTCGGCCTCTTCAAGGCCCAGAATGCACCTTCTCCAG GCCAGTCCCAGGCGGACTCCAGTAGCCTGGAGCAGGAGAAGTACCTGCAGGCTGTGGTCAGCTCCATGCCCCGCTACGCGGACGCGTCGGGACGCAACACGCTTAGCGGCTTCTCTTCAGCCCACATGGGCAGTCACG GTAAGTGGGGCAGTGTCCGGACCAGTGGGCGCAGCAGTGGGCTTGGCGCCGATGTGGGCTCCCGGCTAGCTGGCAGAGATGCGCTGGCCCCACCCCAGGCCAACGGGGGTCCCCCCGACCCAGGCTTCCTACGGCCGCAGCGAGCAGCCCTCTATATCCTTGGGGACAAAGCCCAGTTCAAG GGTGTGCGGCCAGACCCCCTGCAGCAGTGGGAGCTGGTGCCCATTGAGGTGTTTGAGGCGCGGCAGGTGAAAGCTAGCTTCAAGAAGCTGCTGAAGGCGTGTGTCCCAGGCTGCCCTGCTGTTGAGCCCAGCCCAGTCTCCTTCCTGCGCTCGCTGGAGGACTCAGAGTGGTTGATCCAG ATCCACAGGCTGCTGCAGGTGTCGGTGCTGGTGGTGGAGCTCCTGGATTCAGGCTCTTCTGTGCTGGTGGGCCTGGAGGACGGCTGGGACATCACCACCCAG GTGGTGTCCTTGGTGCAGCTGCTCTCAGACCCCTTCTACCGCACACTGGAGGGCTTCCGCCTGCTGGTGGAGAAGGAGTGGCTGTCTTTTGGTCATCGCTTCAGCCACCGTGGAGCCCACACCCTGGCTGGGCAGAGCAGTGGCTTCACGCCCGTCTTCCTGCAGTTCCTGGACTGCGTACACCAG GTCCACCTGCAGTTCCCCatggagtttgagttcagccagTTCTACCTCAAGTTCCTCGGCTACCACCACGTGTCCCGCCGTTTCCGGACCTTCCTGCTCGACTCTGACTATGAGCGCATTGAGCTGG GGCTGCTGTACGAGGAGAAGGGGGAACGCAGGGGCCAGCTGCCGTGCAGGTCTGTGTGGGAGTATGTGGATCGGCTGAGCAAGAGGACACCCGTGTTCTACAATTACATGTATGCACCCGAGGACACAGAG GTCCTGCGGCCCTATAGCAACGTGTCCAACCTGAAGGTGTGGGAATTCTACACTGAGGAGACGCTGGCCGAGGGCCCTCCCTATGACTGGGAACTGGCCCAGGGGCCCCCTGAACCCCCGGAGGAAGAACGGTCTGACGGAGGCCCTCCCCAGAGCAGGCGCCGTGTGGTGTGGCCCTGCTACGACAGCTGCCCCCGAACCCAGCCTGACGCCATCTCACGCCTGCTAGAG GAGCTGCAGAGGCTGGAGACAGAGTTGGGCCGACCCACTGAGCGCTGGAAGGACACCTGGGACCGGGTGAAGGCTGCGCAGCGCCTCGAAGGCCGGCCAGACGGACGT GGCACCCCTAGCTCCCTCCTAGTGTCCACGGCACCCCACCACCGCCGCTCGCTGGGTGTGTACCTGCAGGAGGGgcctgtgggctccaccctgagCCTCAGCCTGGACAGTGACCAGAGTAGTGGCTCAACTGCATCTGGCTCCCGCCAGGCTGCCCGCCGCAGCACCAGCACCCTGTACAGCCAGTTCCAGACAGCTGAGAGTGAGAACAG GTCCTATGAGGGCACTCTGTACAAGAAGGGGGCCTTCATGAAGCCCTGGAAGGCCCGCTGGTTCGTGTTAGACAAGACCAAGCACCAG CTGCGCTACTATGACCACCGAGTGGACACAGACTGCAAGGGTGTCATCGACCTggcggaggtggaggctgtggccCCTGGCACGCCCACCATGGGCGCTCCCAAAACCGTGGATGAGAAGGCCTTCTTTGAC GTGAAGACCACGCGTCGCGTTTACAACTTCTGTGCCCAGGATGTGCCCTCAGCCCAGCAGTGGGTGGACCGGATCCAGAGCTGCCTGTCAGACGCCTGA